The segment TGGCGTCAAAAGTTTGTTCCAATTTATTTCTaagtaaatacagtatgaaCAACATGAATGCCCTCAACCACAAGGTGTGTAAATTAATGACCTTGCCTTTGTGTGACATGACACATCAGTCTTTGCAACAATAAGTGTCTGCCTCAAGGATCAGAATGCAGAGCTGGTAAGGTGGCAGAATCAAAACCAGAATTACAAACACTAATTGCCGGGTTCAACTGAGGACAACAGTACTCTGAGATAAATGGGGACATACTGTAATCCAAAAAAACATTCTAAAAGGTTTTtaaaccatccatccacccatcaatccatccatctttttattAATACTGTATCAAATAACATTCATTCTCTTACCAGAAATTAAAGTGATCAGAAGTTGTCCATTCTTGTTCAGGAGACTCTGGAAGAAGCTGATGGTGGATGCAGGATCCTTCACAAAATACAGCACCTGTTGATTTTGCCATAAACAATGGGTGAAGAACAAAAAGACATGTAGTTAAAAGTTTGTTTAAATTAGTTTTTCCACTCATGtggaatatattttaaaaattttaacataCATTTTAACGTGCATAtatagtatatgtgtgtacaggcccctgaaacaaacacacacacacacaggggccaGTAGGCACGCAGTATATACAGTGGAAGGttgagtggcaggcagctcagACCTGGTGCACCCCCAGACCTGGTGCACCCCCAAACCTGGTGCGCCCCCTTACAAAAAGCTTTTAAGGgggcagtgccttgctcaagggcactttgacagtgctcaggaggtggcacctcccactgctaGCTCACATTCTGATTGTATTGGCTCACATGGGTCTGGAACCAGTGACTTAGTGGGCTGAGCTACTGTTGACACATTGGATTACATTGATAAAGAATTAATGGGATCAACTAACCTGGAACATATGGATGAAGTCAGCCTTCTTCGTCCCTTTCTTCCTTTCCCACTGCTCCTCAAAGTCTTCGGCTTTCATTTCGTTCCAGTTAAATTTGATAGAATCCAAGCCTGGAGTCTGGGACACCAAATCTGTATCAACAGATGCAAAACAGAGTGATGGAATATCCTGTATTTAACAATAatttatctgtattactttgAGTTAACTGTGATTACACATTGATCCCTCTGTTTACAGTAATTGATTGGTTTACTCACTTAAGTACCCTGGGATATGTTGTCTGGGGTCACTCTTATAAACTTACTGTATGTTTAATCAGTGGTACTACCAATACTCCATAAACATGACaggcaaagacaaagaaaaggctTTATTCATGCATGTGTCACCCCACATAAGAGGTCACTATGTCACCCTCatcctgatgttttttttcttcttgttttactgttttgtgttgcttttgaTGTAGTCTGCATGTATGTCCCAAACAATAAGGGGAAATTTGGCATGCACTGAGTGTaagtatttttgttatttaagaTGTGTGTCTATTTATACCAAGTACCTTTGTAGTCATGCAGCTGTTGGGGGTTTGGCTCTATCACCTCATTATCCACAGTCATCTCTGGGTACTTGTGATGGAGTGCAGAGAACATCTGAAGGTCAAGCTCACCTACCGGCAAAAAAAACTTGTGTCTTGAAGAAACTTTGACCAACAGTTATCCACAACACCCAACCCAAATAGAAGACAGTTAATTAAGTCAATAATATTGGATGGTTGACCCTTGGCAGAGGTATCCTCTTTGTTGAATTTTGTTCTATTTCAAACTGCCAGAAAATGCATCATATTAGTTATCAGTTTAGGTCAATACAAGTAGCCCGGAATCATGTATAAATGTGTTCTGCAAAGTTTGATTTTACCAGATCCACTTCCAACTCCAATGACATTCAGATTCAATTTTCCATTCACAATCCTgaggaaaataaacagaaaaatgtgttgaGTCCTTGCAACAGTCATGCCTGGAAATGAAAGTCCCCTACTTTCCAAATGTTTGTCACACTTTTGTACAGATAATGGGAAACAAATGTATGATTAGACGAAGATTCTGATATGCAGCAAAAGAGGAGGTATGAAATGTTGTAGCGGATTCACGCAgaagtgtaaaaaaatattttttttccgaACAACCTCAGCTTACATCATGTTGATTTACATTGTTCTCAATTATGcgtcactttaaaaaaaaacccacggggaaaaaagaaaattaagttAATGCCATTTTTCTCCACctatagaaaataataattccTCAATTTTCTATACACTATAAAAGACATTTAATAATTAAACTTAATTGTTTAtaaccttaaaataaaacaatattactGAAAATGCATCtataaataaagtacagcacAACACTAGGAATGGCAATTTCTGGTTTAGCCTGACGAGGATTAAATTTCATATTCGTCACTTACGTtgtgtctcctggaaccaataAATGATGTAATGTGAGGTATATCTGCACTTTGTAATatgaacatttttgtcatttacgCATAAACTACTGAACAAATTCAAAGGAGGCTTGGAGGATGGGTGGAATACAAGTACTGTATAAGGAAAAGCCAGATCTTTCAAACGGTTAACCGCAGAAGAGATGGTGTGCCAAAGAAAGATGCATTGAACTTTAAATTGGATCTAGATAAACAGGTAGATCCACTTCCCTCTTGACGATGTCCTGCCTCATAGTAAACATGTAAAAACCAGCGTAATTATCAGAGAATAAGACAAGGTACTGtcattttttctgtatttgccTTAAAAGCCAGATTCAACTTTGAAATAAGAGAACTCTACACCGACTCCACTGTACAGTGTATTGTGTAACGTTCAACTGTGCTTTCTTGTATTCTAATGTCAGAAATTTGGCTCAAAACAAATGTAAAGGATTACTTAGCCATTATGTCCGGGAACAGATTGTCGATGAAGTCCTGCATCCTCTGAATTTCAGTGGAGTGCTTCAGATAATTATGGTAGCATTTTAGATACCTGCTGCTATCACTGATCAGATTTCTCCGTTGCGTTTCCATGACAGTTATCCTTGAAAAATGAAAGTAAGTATTACATATttataaaatgtgacaaaatatgttgtttttcttaataAATCTACAACATTCATTATTGATTTGGCTACAATTATATAGACATTCTGGACCAATCAATGAAGGTCATTTTACATTGTTCATTCATTGTTCAGGTATAAATGTTGTGTAGAATATATCAGACAAAGTGAAAATGCAGATCATTACAGGACTGTTAATGATTTAACACAAGGGGTACCAGAATTGTGGCTGAGAGTTGCTAATTCTCTGGAGAATCGCAAAGTCAGTGTGATGAATAAGATCTCTTTTGTACATGTGGACTTAAGAGACAGTACTGTTGAGAGTGTGTCTCTGACAGCAGTAAGATCACTTCAGTTTTTATGCAGTTCCAGGCCCATTGTCAGGATTCTGTTCGTTGTTGTTTATATCAGTCCGCTAGACTTGAAGAAGGTTCCTTGGAAGGAACAagtgagaacctacacagacaactgCTGCTTAGGTCTCCCTCTACCTGTCAGAGTGTCATAATTCTGGACTGGGTTTGTTTGAGTCGCCATGTGTTTGTCATAAAACCAGCGTCACACCAGTGTCCTTTTACGGGCAACTTCCTGCCTTTGTTATGTTGCCTCCGTTTACTCTGCCTTGCTGCAACGATTATCAATCATGCGCATcttctcaaaatgttttttagggGTCATTTTAGGATCTCATTAATACACACAGTATGGAAAAACACACTATCACAATCTTCCATCCCAATTCaggtaattaataattattcagAGAACCACCAACACCAGAAAGCCTGTGCCTGACCTGAATGCCTCTGCATCGACGGAAATCCAATTTGAGTATGGTTGTTGAGACATGCCAATGACCTGACCTGacctttggttttattttttgttttaacaattAAGGCCTAAGTGGGGACAGGAGTTGATCATTTGCTTGGCTTGAAACTTGTGTCCAttacatctactgtatatcataaaATCATGATACATTGGTACCTGTTCAATACACAtctattatgaaaaaaaaatctctctgtctcttaaTTCTTGTTGTTACACTCAACAACATAAAATCAACTTTTCTTTCCTAGATCCTTTCATTTAGTCAAAGGAATGCaagcaattttatttttaatcctaaCATTAATCTGTTTACAGTCTAAGAGCTAAAAGGTATTGCATCTCTGTCAAGACTCCTCGTGCACATGGTGTTTCAGTTGCGAATGGAGTTGAAAAATAAGTTCTACTTACACATTGGTGTAGATGCAGTCTGACATAAAGAACTGTGACACGTTTATTTAAAGTTGAATCCATCCAATGAAAAaggacttaaaacacacacCCATTTTGTGATGTTTCCACACACAGATCAGAAGAAGGATACAGTGGAAAATTTAACACAATCCAATACAGATAAAAAAGCTCAAAGTGACTTTCTGATTAGCATTAATTACTACATATCCTCTAAGTAAACTTCAAAACAGTCAACATAGGAATAAAACCAGGTTGTGCGACCCTTAGGGTTAATTGTTGATTACAGCTGTGCCTCAGTTATGTGGGAAACATTCGTACCGAGTTTGTCAAAGGCAACTTTTTCCTTATAGACAGAACATTGTCATTGGTGACATAGAAAGAAAtaacaatatataaaaaaaaaaaagatttatatcATGTTTCTCAAAACCATCTCATAGTGATATCCCTTCAACTAACCATGACAAAAGCTTTGAATTTCGAAGTCTTCTTGAAAACAACttcaaaaataacttaaaaactCATAACCGAGAACAAAATAATGTCCGAAAACAATGGAAGGTGACATCTTGGGTGGTTCTTCGTTGACAACTGCTGATTTCAAAGAGACAGAATAATTTTGATGACTGAAAAAATGAGAATTAATGCGAATTTGTTTGCACAAAATACATAGAAACGGAATATCTATTTGAATCCAATGGTACCAGCTAGTTGAAAtatgtcatttttcattttgacacaACAACATTCTAGTCCCAGGAAGTAAAAATGCTctagcacaatttttttttttaaagaaatattgaGTTTAAGAACTGCAGTTACTATTAAAAAGTCTAAGTAGCTAATGAGTGCACATGAAAGTACTCACAAACTTTGGAACAAAAAACTAAACCAGCCAGCGGAGAAAACTCAATTCAACTGTTTGTACTCGTGACCTTATTCTTTGGGGCATTGTTCTGATAAGAACAAACAACCTTCCCCAAAAGGTCTCTCCATGGTAGATAAATCTGAAAATTGCTTTACTTAATGCTACTATATATATTAATTTCTATATACATTAATGTGTAgattgtatatacagtgtgtatatataatatatattgaatatatattatatagaatataatacataatatatactatcaatatatatatatatatatatatactgtatattgatagtatataatatgtattatattctattttatacATCGAGtattatatacatattatattattattattattcttttcctttgggcttttcccttcaggggtctccacagtgaatcagtgtcctccatctaaccctgtcttctcatcctcttctctcacaacaactaccttcatgtcctctttcactacatccataaacctcctctttgctcttcctctagtcctcctgcctggcagttcagaactcagcatccatctaccaatatattcactatctctcctctggacatgtccaaaccatctaaCGCATAAATGCATGTTTCAAAATGTATATTAaccatgagtgaaaaaaaataattttcccaaggtggataaataaagtctttttaatttttttattgtaactcATCAGTTACCTCTTGGTTCCCACATTTAAGTCCGGCTAAAGGACTTCTTTAGCCTGAGAGCATCCCACACCTCTGCTGTCCACCATCAGGTTTTAAGATTTCATTGTCAGGATTTAATTTCATTGATTCCCTGTCCAGGAAACTCAAACCCCATCAGCACGGCTGTGATGACCAAAATGACTTAACCATCATCTGATCTACTGTCAGGTGACTCCAACCTCCCTAGGGTGGAGACCTGAGTTTCAACAACTCTCACTATGGCCTAACTTTCACAGCCATgttctggatgactgagaatacTCATAGATATTGTTGATAATCATTCATCATACTTTCATAAGACAGTTTGTTcctagaaataaatgttttgtgcaATCCCAGGACACTGTAGGAGATAACGTTCTACCTGTTCTACCTGTAGGGATAAGTGAACCTTGATTGACCTCTAACACACAACTACATGCTGAACGGTCCAGACTTCAAAGAGACAGCACGATACCCTTTAGAACAGTAATATGCATGTATAAATAAAGCTGTTTATACATGCTAACGAagctcaatttaaaaaaaaagccttacTTTTACTTATACACTATTGGCCTCTTATTATCTATTGGCTACTTGGACAAGGTCATTTTCCATTTCAACAGCAAAACTTTAGTCTTGGTAAGTGTTGTGAATGTTTTAAGTGGTATTTAGATGGGAGGGGTAAGTCAGAGACCCAGGGAGACATCTGATAATTATAAGCAGAAATTGTATTTTTCTACAGAATCAAATATTTACTGGCAGCTCAAGCAAATTTTCTTTATGAAAACCAGGATGGTGGTTTGTATCCATTTCTTAGAACTCTTCAATGGTATTTGATGGACTCAGTTACGAAATACTAATTTAACTGATGTTAACATATTAAACATTGAATGGTTTCAGGATAAAACATTTTGGTTATTCTTTTCTCCATCGTGAACCATCTCAAACCGCCAGTTCCTCTATGACAGGTCTGCTTCCTGCTCCCAGACTCGAAACTGAAATGATGGGGAGACATATTAATTTTGTCTCAATTAATTTAAGGCAAAGTGTTTGTGACAGGTTATTgtgtgaacaaaacaaaacaaaacaatctcaCTCACCCACCCCATACAAGGGCAATTTCATCATTTCTTGTCAATGTTGTCATCATTCCTTGTTCATGTTGTTAATGCTGTTAATGCTGTTTGTTCATATGAGAAGTTTGATTCGTGATATACTGATAATGCCTTAGAGCCGTGTGTAGGTAGATCGATTGCTCAGTGATCTGTTGGTAGTGCCTCAGGGCTCCGCTAGGGGGAGACGCGCCCTGTTGTCTCGTTCAATATAACAAGTGAACGACAGAGCTGCGTGTGGTTTTCATCACTTCTCCCCCACTATCATTTCCCTGTTACAGGTAATTGCCCTGCACAAAGCAACTTTATAAGGCACGTCAGCAATGTTTTACTGTATGT is part of the Antennarius striatus isolate MH-2024 chromosome 13, ASM4005453v1, whole genome shotgun sequence genome and harbors:
- the LOC137606399 gene encoding histamine N-methyltransferase-like; its protein translation is METQRRNLISDSSRYLKCYHNYLKHSTEIQRMQDFIDNLFPDIMAKIVNGKLNLNVIGVGSGSGELDLQMFSALHHKYPEMTVDNEVIEPNPQQLHDYKDLVSQTPGLDSIKFNWNEMKAEDFEEQWERKKGTKKADFIHMFQVLYFVKDPASTISFFQSLLNKNGQLLITLISGKADLIKMRNTYSKQLGTTEVNRSTGDIRCFLDSKGVSYRSYELPNEVDITKCFIEGDEEGEMMMDFLTQVLDFSKTASPELKAGVMEFLRCPEFSVESNGKVLINVNYELIVLEQLT